The following coding sequences are from one Paramormyrops kingsleyae isolate MSU_618 chromosome 21, PKINGS_0.4, whole genome shotgun sequence window:
- the farp2 gene encoding FERM, ARHGEF and pleckstrin domain-containing protein 2 isoform X2 produces MGEIEGSYRALPTPGTRLGTQTNAGISTLEQGQSLSSKSQGKGLPLRVQGLDDVQEFYDMETKADGQALLNEVYRRLNLIESDYFGLEFQNVHMNWTWLEPLKLIVKQVRRPKNTLFRLSVKFFPPDPGQLQEEFTRYLFALQMKRDLIEGRLHCSENTAALLASHLLQSEMGDYDDLADRDFLKLNKLLPSQDVLQEKIMEFHRRHLGQTPADSDFQVLEIARKLEMYGVRFHPAADREGTKINLAVAHMGLQVFQGNTKINTFNWSKIRKLSFKRKRFLVKLHPEVHGPHEDTLEFLMASRDQCKVFWKNCVEHHTFFRLFDQPKPKSKAILFSRGSSFRYSGRTQKQLVEYVRDSGAKRTPYQRRNSKSRISSRSVASDVPKQSLSFNESLRVPATPSSATVSFHSLRTGSPAPHTPPLAGPPISLKEETSQAATSSPPRPAFPGAPPDSPQASPPSLAPESPLCLSPSFQMSTLSLPGQAPSPLQSPILSEVGSIPLEEEDDEGVRRKRYPTDKAYFIAKEILTTERTYLKDLEVITVWFRSAVIKEGAMPEGLMTLLFSNIDPIYEFHRGFLKEVDQRLALWEGRSNAHVKGDYQHIGDVMLKNMCALKEFTSYLQKHDEVLTELEKATKRLKNLETVYKEFELQKVCYLPLNTFLLKPIQRLMHYKLILERLCKHYTPEHRDYEDCKGALKEVTGMAAQLQSSLIRLENFQKLTELQRDLIGMDSLITPGREFIREGCLFKLTKKGLQQRMFFLFSDMLLYTSKGVTATNQFKVHGQLALHGMIVEESENEWNVPHCFTIYSVQRTIVVAASSKVEMGKWIEDLNQAIDLAKMSQEKSGLFLESGQGDRSNRSSDEVSLEQESEDETHSSRSSLDRQTHHRANTTMHVCWHRNTSVSMSDHSLSVENQLSGYLLRKFKNSNGWQKLWVVFTNFCLFFYKTHQDDFPLASLPLLGYTVSTPGEFDGIHKEYVFKLQFKSHVYYFRAESEYTFSRWMEVIKSAASAPGRMSLLVPKDAPEINGN; encoded by the exons ACGAAGGCGGATGGCCAGGCTCTCCTGAATGAGGTGTACCGGAGGCTCAATCTCATCGAGTCGGACTACTTTGGCCTGGAATTTCAGAACGTGCACATGAACTGG ACATGGTTGGAACCGTTGAAGCTCATAGTGAAACAAGTAAGGA GGCCCAAGAACACGCTCTTCAGGCTCTCAGTGAAGTTCTTCCCCCCAGACCCTGGCCAGCTGCAGGAGGAGTTCACCAG GTACCTGTTTGCCCTGCAGATGAAGAGGGACCTGATTGAGGGCAGGCTTCACTGCTCTGAGAATACCGCCGCCCTGCTGGCTTCTCACTTATTGCAGT CGGAGATGGGCGACTATGACGACCTGGCCGACCGGGACTTCCTGAAGCTGAACAAGCTCTTGCCCAGTCAGGATGTTCTTCAGGAGAAGATCATGGAGTTCCACCGTCGGCACTT AGGGCAGACTCCAGCTGACTCCGATTTTCAAGTACTGGAGATCGCCCGCAAGCTGGAGATGTACGGCGTGCGGTTCCACCCTGCGGCGGACCGCGAGGGTACCAAGATCAACCTGGCGGTGGCCCACATGGGTCTGCAGGTCTTCCAG GGTAATACAAAAATCAACACCTTCAACTGGTCCAAGATCCGCAAGCTGAGCTTCAAGAGGAAGAGATTCCTGGTCAAGCTCCACCCAGAGGTCCAT GGTCCCCATGAGGACACGCTGGAGTTCTTGATGGCCAGTCGGGACCAGTGCAAGGTGTTCTGGAAGAACTGTGTCGAGCACCACACATTCTTCCGCTTGTTTGACCAGCCAAAGCCCAAGTCCAAAGCCATTCTCTTCAGCAGAGGTTCCTCTTTTAGATACAG TGGGAGGACGCAGAAGCAGCTGGTGGAGTACGTCCGGGACAGCGGTGCAAAGAGGACCCCCTACCAAAG GAGGAACAGCAAGAGCCGCATTTCGAGTCGCTCCGTGGCTTCTGATGTGCCCAAacag AGCCTGTCGTTCAACGAGAGTCTGAGGGTGCCGGCGACGCCCTCTTCAGCCACTGTGTCCTTCCACTCGCTCCGTACcggaagccccgccccccacacgCCTCCATTGGCCGGTCCGCCCATCTCCCTGAAGGAGGAAACCTCCCAGGCTGCCACCAGCTCCCCGCCGCGCCCCGCGTTTCCAG GAGCTCCCCCCGACAGCCCGCAAGCCTCACCACCGTCCCTGGCTCCGGAGAGCCCCCTCTGCCTCTCCCCCTCCTTCCAGATGTCCACCCTCAGCCTACCAGGGCAGGCTCCCTCCCCCCTGCAGAGCCCCATCCTGAGTGAGGTGGGCAGTATCCcgctggaggaggaggatgatgagGGGGTTAGGAGGAAG AGGTATCCCACTGACAAGGCGTACTTTATTGCCAAAGAGATTCTGACCACAGAGAGGACCTATCTGAAGGACCTGGAGGTCATCACAGTG TGGTTCCGCAGTGCCGTCATCAAGGAGGGCGCCATGCCAGAAGGTCTCATGACCCTCCTCTTTTCTAACATCGACCCCATCTACGAGTTCCACCGAGGGTTCCTCAAGGAGGTCGACCAGAGGCTGGCTCTCTG GGAGGGTCGATCCAACGCCCATGTTAAGGGAGACTACCAGCACATCGGCGACGTAATGCTGAAGAACATGTGTGCTCTGAAG GAGTTCACCAGCTACCTGCAGAAGCACGACGAGGTGCTGACGGAGCTGGAGAAGGCCACCAAGCGCCTGAAGAATCTGGAGACGGTCTACAAGGAGTTCGAGCTGCAGAAAGTGTGCTACCTGCCGCTCAATACCTTCCTGCTGAAGCCCATCCAGCGGCTGATGCACTACAAACTGATCCTGGAGCGTTTGTGCAAGCACTACACGCCGGAACACCGCGACTACGAGGACTGCAAGG GGGCCTTGAAGGAGGTGACTGGGATGGCTGCCCAGCTGCAGAGCAGCCTCATCCGGCTGGAGAACTTCCAGAAGCTCACGGAGCTGCAGAGGGACCTCATTGGCATGGATAGTCTCATCACTCCCGGCAGG GAGTTCATCCGAGAGGGCTGTCTGTTCAAGCTCACCAAGAAGGGACTGCAGCAGAGGATGTTCTTCTTG TTTTCAGACATGCTCCTGTACACCAGCAAAGGGGTGACGGCCACAAACCAGTTCAAAGTGCACGGCCAGCTGGCCCTCCACGGCATGATC GTTGAGGAGAGCGAGAACGAGTGGAACGTGCCCCACTGTTTCACCATCTACTCCGTGCAGAGGACCATCGTGGTGGCTGCTAG CTCTAAAGTGGAGATGGGCAAGTGGATCGAGGACCTGAACCAGGCAATCGACCTGGCCAAGATGTCCCAGGAGAAATCGGGGCTTTTCCTGGAGTCGGGGCAGGGCGATCGCTCAAACA GGTCCTCTGACGAGGTGTCCCTGGAGCAGGAGTCCGAGGACGAAACGCACTCATCCCGTAGCTCGCTGGACAGGCAGACGCACCACCGCGCCAACACCACCATGCATGTGTGCTGGCACCGAAACACCAGCGTCTCCATGTCTGACCACAGCCTCTCCGTGGAG AATCAGCTCTCTGGATACCTTCTCAGAAAGTTCAAGAACAGCAACGGCTGGCAGAAGCTGTGGGTGGTCTTTACGAACTTCTGCCTGTTCTTCTACAAGACACACCAG GATGACTTCCCCTTGGCCAGTCTCCCCCTGCTGGGCTACACAGTCAGCACGCCGGGCGAGTTTGACGGCATCCACAAGGAGTACGTCTTCAAGCTACAGTTCAAATCCCACGTGTACTACTTCCGGGCAGAGAGCGAGTACACGTTTTCCAG GTGGATGGAAGTGATCAAGAGTGCAGCCAGTGCTCCGGGCAGGATGAGTCTCCTCGTCCCCAAGGATGCGCCTGAGATCAATGGCAACTGA
- the farp2 gene encoding FERM, ARHGEF and pleckstrin domain-containing protein 2 isoform X4, with protein sequence MGEIEGSYRALPTPGTRLGTQTNAGISTLEQGQSLSSKSQGKGLPLRVQGLDDVQEFYDMETKADGQALLNEVYRRLNLIESDYFGLEFQNVHMNWTWLEPLKLIVKQVRRPKNTLFRLSVKFFPPDPGQLQEEFTRYLFALQMKRDLIEGRLHCSENTAALLASHLLQSEMGDYDDLADRDFLKLNKLLPSQDVLQEKIMEFHRRHLGQTPADSDFQVLEIARKLEMYGVRFHPAADREGTKINLAVAHMGLQVFQGNTKINTFNWSKIRKLSFKRKRFLVKLHPEVHGPHEDTLEFLMASRDQCKVFWKNCVEHHTFFRLFDQPKPKSKAILFSRGSSFRYSGRTQKQLVEYVRDSGAKRTPYQRRNSKSRISSRSVASDVPKQSLSFNESLRVPATPSSATVSFHSLRTGSPAPHTPPLAGPPISLKEETSQAATSSPPRPAFPGAPPDSPQASPPSLAPESPLCLSPSFQMSTLSLPGQAPSPLQSPILSERYPTDKAYFIAKEILTTERTYLKDLEVITVWFRSAVIKEGAMPEGLMTLLFSNIDPIYEFHRGFLKEVDQRLALWEGRSNAHVKGDYQHIGDVMLKNMCALKEFTSYLQKHDEVLTELEKATKRLKNLETVYKEFELQKVCYLPLNTFLLKPIQRLMHYKLILERLCKHYTPEHRDYEDCKGALKEVTGMAAQLQSSLIRLENFQKLTELQRDLIGMDSLITPGREFIREGCLFKLTKKGLQQRMFFLFSDMLLYTSKGVTATNQFKVHGQLALHGMIIILLDVPVEESENEWNVPHCFTIYSVQRTIVVAASSKVEMGKWIEDLNQAIDLAKMSQEKSGLFLESGQGDRSNRSSDEVSLEQESEDETHSSRSSLDRQTHHRANTTMHVCWHRNTSVSMSDHSLSVENQLSGYLLRKFKNSNGWQKLWVVFTNFCLFFYKTHQDDFPLASLPLLGYTVSTPGEFDGIHKEYVFKLQFKSHVYYFRAESEYTFSRWMEVIKSAASAPGRMSLLVPKDAPEINGN encoded by the exons ACGAAGGCGGATGGCCAGGCTCTCCTGAATGAGGTGTACCGGAGGCTCAATCTCATCGAGTCGGACTACTTTGGCCTGGAATTTCAGAACGTGCACATGAACTGG ACATGGTTGGAACCGTTGAAGCTCATAGTGAAACAAGTAAGGA GGCCCAAGAACACGCTCTTCAGGCTCTCAGTGAAGTTCTTCCCCCCAGACCCTGGCCAGCTGCAGGAGGAGTTCACCAG GTACCTGTTTGCCCTGCAGATGAAGAGGGACCTGATTGAGGGCAGGCTTCACTGCTCTGAGAATACCGCCGCCCTGCTGGCTTCTCACTTATTGCAGT CGGAGATGGGCGACTATGACGACCTGGCCGACCGGGACTTCCTGAAGCTGAACAAGCTCTTGCCCAGTCAGGATGTTCTTCAGGAGAAGATCATGGAGTTCCACCGTCGGCACTT AGGGCAGACTCCAGCTGACTCCGATTTTCAAGTACTGGAGATCGCCCGCAAGCTGGAGATGTACGGCGTGCGGTTCCACCCTGCGGCGGACCGCGAGGGTACCAAGATCAACCTGGCGGTGGCCCACATGGGTCTGCAGGTCTTCCAG GGTAATACAAAAATCAACACCTTCAACTGGTCCAAGATCCGCAAGCTGAGCTTCAAGAGGAAGAGATTCCTGGTCAAGCTCCACCCAGAGGTCCAT GGTCCCCATGAGGACACGCTGGAGTTCTTGATGGCCAGTCGGGACCAGTGCAAGGTGTTCTGGAAGAACTGTGTCGAGCACCACACATTCTTCCGCTTGTTTGACCAGCCAAAGCCCAAGTCCAAAGCCATTCTCTTCAGCAGAGGTTCCTCTTTTAGATACAG TGGGAGGACGCAGAAGCAGCTGGTGGAGTACGTCCGGGACAGCGGTGCAAAGAGGACCCCCTACCAAAG GAGGAACAGCAAGAGCCGCATTTCGAGTCGCTCCGTGGCTTCTGATGTGCCCAAacag AGCCTGTCGTTCAACGAGAGTCTGAGGGTGCCGGCGACGCCCTCTTCAGCCACTGTGTCCTTCCACTCGCTCCGTACcggaagccccgccccccacacgCCTCCATTGGCCGGTCCGCCCATCTCCCTGAAGGAGGAAACCTCCCAGGCTGCCACCAGCTCCCCGCCGCGCCCCGCGTTTCCAG GAGCTCCCCCCGACAGCCCGCAAGCCTCACCACCGTCCCTGGCTCCGGAGAGCCCCCTCTGCCTCTCCCCCTCCTTCCAGATGTCCACCCTCAGCCTACCAGGGCAGGCTCCCTCCCCCCTGCAGAGCCCCATCCTGAGTGAG AGGTATCCCACTGACAAGGCGTACTTTATTGCCAAAGAGATTCTGACCACAGAGAGGACCTATCTGAAGGACCTGGAGGTCATCACAGTG TGGTTCCGCAGTGCCGTCATCAAGGAGGGCGCCATGCCAGAAGGTCTCATGACCCTCCTCTTTTCTAACATCGACCCCATCTACGAGTTCCACCGAGGGTTCCTCAAGGAGGTCGACCAGAGGCTGGCTCTCTG GGAGGGTCGATCCAACGCCCATGTTAAGGGAGACTACCAGCACATCGGCGACGTAATGCTGAAGAACATGTGTGCTCTGAAG GAGTTCACCAGCTACCTGCAGAAGCACGACGAGGTGCTGACGGAGCTGGAGAAGGCCACCAAGCGCCTGAAGAATCTGGAGACGGTCTACAAGGAGTTCGAGCTGCAGAAAGTGTGCTACCTGCCGCTCAATACCTTCCTGCTGAAGCCCATCCAGCGGCTGATGCACTACAAACTGATCCTGGAGCGTTTGTGCAAGCACTACACGCCGGAACACCGCGACTACGAGGACTGCAAGG GGGCCTTGAAGGAGGTGACTGGGATGGCTGCCCAGCTGCAGAGCAGCCTCATCCGGCTGGAGAACTTCCAGAAGCTCACGGAGCTGCAGAGGGACCTCATTGGCATGGATAGTCTCATCACTCCCGGCAGG GAGTTCATCCGAGAGGGCTGTCTGTTCAAGCTCACCAAGAAGGGACTGCAGCAGAGGATGTTCTTCTTG TTTTCAGACATGCTCCTGTACACCAGCAAAGGGGTGACGGCCACAAACCAGTTCAAAGTGCACGGCCAGCTGGCCCTCCACGGCATGATC ATCATACTGCTGGATGTACCG GTTGAGGAGAGCGAGAACGAGTGGAACGTGCCCCACTGTTTCACCATCTACTCCGTGCAGAGGACCATCGTGGTGGCTGCTAG CTCTAAAGTGGAGATGGGCAAGTGGATCGAGGACCTGAACCAGGCAATCGACCTGGCCAAGATGTCCCAGGAGAAATCGGGGCTTTTCCTGGAGTCGGGGCAGGGCGATCGCTCAAACA GGTCCTCTGACGAGGTGTCCCTGGAGCAGGAGTCCGAGGACGAAACGCACTCATCCCGTAGCTCGCTGGACAGGCAGACGCACCACCGCGCCAACACCACCATGCATGTGTGCTGGCACCGAAACACCAGCGTCTCCATGTCTGACCACAGCCTCTCCGTGGAG AATCAGCTCTCTGGATACCTTCTCAGAAAGTTCAAGAACAGCAACGGCTGGCAGAAGCTGTGGGTGGTCTTTACGAACTTCTGCCTGTTCTTCTACAAGACACACCAG GATGACTTCCCCTTGGCCAGTCTCCCCCTGCTGGGCTACACAGTCAGCACGCCGGGCGAGTTTGACGGCATCCACAAGGAGTACGTCTTCAAGCTACAGTTCAAATCCCACGTGTACTACTTCCGGGCAGAGAGCGAGTACACGTTTTCCAG GTGGATGGAAGTGATCAAGAGTGCAGCCAGTGCTCCGGGCAGGATGAGTCTCCTCGTCCCCAAGGATGCGCCTGAGATCAATGGCAACTGA
- the farp2 gene encoding FERM, ARHGEF and pleckstrin domain-containing protein 2 isoform X3, with product MGEIEGSYRALPTPGTRLGTQTNAGISTLEQGQSLSSKSQGKGLPLRVQGLDDVQEFYDMETKADGQALLNEVYRRLNLIESDYFGLEFQNVHMNWTWLEPLKLIVKQVRRPKNTLFRLSVKFFPPDPGQLQEEFTRYLFALQMKRDLIEGRLHCSENTAALLASHLLQSEMGDYDDLADRDFLKLNKLLPSQDVLQEKIMEFHRRHLGQTPADSDFQVLEIARKLEMYGVRFHPAADREGTKINLAVAHMGLQVFQGNTKINTFNWSKIRKLSFKRKRFLVKLHPEVHGPHEDTLEFLMASRDQCKVFWKNCVEHHTFFRLFDQPKPKSKAILFSRGSSFRYSGRTQKQLVEYVRDSGAKRTPYQRRNSKSRISSRSVASDVPKQSLSFNESLRVPATPSSATVSFHSLRTGSPAPHTPPLAGPPISLKEETSQAATSSPPRPAFPGAPPDSPQASPPSLAPESPLCLSPSFQMSTLSLPGQAPSPLQSPILSEVGSIPLEEEDDEGVRRKRYPTDKAYFIAKEILTTERTYLKDLEVITVWFRSAVIKEGAMPEGLMTLLFSNIDPIYEFHRGFLKEVDQRLALWEGRSNAHVKGDYQHIGDVMLKNMCALKEFTSYLQKHDEVLTELEKATKRLKNLETVYKEFELQKVCYLPLNTFLLKPIQRLMHYKLILERLCKHYTPEHRDYEDCKGALKEVTGMAAQLQSSLIRLENFQKLTELQRDLIGMDSLITPGREFIREGCLFKLTKKGLQQRMFFLFSDMLLYTSKGVTATNQFKVHGQLALHGMIIILLDVPVEESENEWNVPHCFTIYSVQRTIVVAASSKVEMGKWIEDLNQAIDLAKMSQEKSGLFLESGQGDRSNIFSPAVSPELPPRYLLGQGQRPNTITHVCWYRNQNLSLSDYLRMNQNQLSGYLLRKFKNSNGWQKLWVVFTNFCLFFYKTHQDDFPLASLPLLGYTVSTPGEFDGIHKEYVFKLQFKSHVYYFRAESEYTFSRWMEVIKSAASAPGRMSLLVPKDAPEINGN from the exons ACGAAGGCGGATGGCCAGGCTCTCCTGAATGAGGTGTACCGGAGGCTCAATCTCATCGAGTCGGACTACTTTGGCCTGGAATTTCAGAACGTGCACATGAACTGG ACATGGTTGGAACCGTTGAAGCTCATAGTGAAACAAGTAAGGA GGCCCAAGAACACGCTCTTCAGGCTCTCAGTGAAGTTCTTCCCCCCAGACCCTGGCCAGCTGCAGGAGGAGTTCACCAG GTACCTGTTTGCCCTGCAGATGAAGAGGGACCTGATTGAGGGCAGGCTTCACTGCTCTGAGAATACCGCCGCCCTGCTGGCTTCTCACTTATTGCAGT CGGAGATGGGCGACTATGACGACCTGGCCGACCGGGACTTCCTGAAGCTGAACAAGCTCTTGCCCAGTCAGGATGTTCTTCAGGAGAAGATCATGGAGTTCCACCGTCGGCACTT AGGGCAGACTCCAGCTGACTCCGATTTTCAAGTACTGGAGATCGCCCGCAAGCTGGAGATGTACGGCGTGCGGTTCCACCCTGCGGCGGACCGCGAGGGTACCAAGATCAACCTGGCGGTGGCCCACATGGGTCTGCAGGTCTTCCAG GGTAATACAAAAATCAACACCTTCAACTGGTCCAAGATCCGCAAGCTGAGCTTCAAGAGGAAGAGATTCCTGGTCAAGCTCCACCCAGAGGTCCAT GGTCCCCATGAGGACACGCTGGAGTTCTTGATGGCCAGTCGGGACCAGTGCAAGGTGTTCTGGAAGAACTGTGTCGAGCACCACACATTCTTCCGCTTGTTTGACCAGCCAAAGCCCAAGTCCAAAGCCATTCTCTTCAGCAGAGGTTCCTCTTTTAGATACAG TGGGAGGACGCAGAAGCAGCTGGTGGAGTACGTCCGGGACAGCGGTGCAAAGAGGACCCCCTACCAAAG GAGGAACAGCAAGAGCCGCATTTCGAGTCGCTCCGTGGCTTCTGATGTGCCCAAacag AGCCTGTCGTTCAACGAGAGTCTGAGGGTGCCGGCGACGCCCTCTTCAGCCACTGTGTCCTTCCACTCGCTCCGTACcggaagccccgccccccacacgCCTCCATTGGCCGGTCCGCCCATCTCCCTGAAGGAGGAAACCTCCCAGGCTGCCACCAGCTCCCCGCCGCGCCCCGCGTTTCCAG GAGCTCCCCCCGACAGCCCGCAAGCCTCACCACCGTCCCTGGCTCCGGAGAGCCCCCTCTGCCTCTCCCCCTCCTTCCAGATGTCCACCCTCAGCCTACCAGGGCAGGCTCCCTCCCCCCTGCAGAGCCCCATCCTGAGTGAGGTGGGCAGTATCCcgctggaggaggaggatgatgagGGGGTTAGGAGGAAG AGGTATCCCACTGACAAGGCGTACTTTATTGCCAAAGAGATTCTGACCACAGAGAGGACCTATCTGAAGGACCTGGAGGTCATCACAGTG TGGTTCCGCAGTGCCGTCATCAAGGAGGGCGCCATGCCAGAAGGTCTCATGACCCTCCTCTTTTCTAACATCGACCCCATCTACGAGTTCCACCGAGGGTTCCTCAAGGAGGTCGACCAGAGGCTGGCTCTCTG GGAGGGTCGATCCAACGCCCATGTTAAGGGAGACTACCAGCACATCGGCGACGTAATGCTGAAGAACATGTGTGCTCTGAAG GAGTTCACCAGCTACCTGCAGAAGCACGACGAGGTGCTGACGGAGCTGGAGAAGGCCACCAAGCGCCTGAAGAATCTGGAGACGGTCTACAAGGAGTTCGAGCTGCAGAAAGTGTGCTACCTGCCGCTCAATACCTTCCTGCTGAAGCCCATCCAGCGGCTGATGCACTACAAACTGATCCTGGAGCGTTTGTGCAAGCACTACACGCCGGAACACCGCGACTACGAGGACTGCAAGG GGGCCTTGAAGGAGGTGACTGGGATGGCTGCCCAGCTGCAGAGCAGCCTCATCCGGCTGGAGAACTTCCAGAAGCTCACGGAGCTGCAGAGGGACCTCATTGGCATGGATAGTCTCATCACTCCCGGCAGG GAGTTCATCCGAGAGGGCTGTCTGTTCAAGCTCACCAAGAAGGGACTGCAGCAGAGGATGTTCTTCTTG TTTTCAGACATGCTCCTGTACACCAGCAAAGGGGTGACGGCCACAAACCAGTTCAAAGTGCACGGCCAGCTGGCCCTCCACGGCATGATC ATCATACTGCTGGATGTACCG GTTGAGGAGAGCGAGAACGAGTGGAACGTGCCCCACTGTTTCACCATCTACTCCGTGCAGAGGACCATCGTGGTGGCTGCTAG CTCTAAAGTGGAGATGGGCAAGTGGATCGAGGACCTGAACCAGGCAATCGACCTGGCCAAGATGTCCCAGGAGAAATCGGGGCTTTTCCTGGAGTCGGGGCAGGGCGATCGCTCAAACA TCTTCTCTCCGGCCGTATCTCCGGAGCTTCCCCCTCGGTACCTCCTGGGTCAGGGCCAGAGGCCCAACACCATCACACACGTGTGCTGGTACCGTAACCAGAACCTCTCTCTGTCCGATTACCTGCGCATGAATCAG AATCAGCTCTCTGGATACCTTCTCAGAAAGTTCAAGAACAGCAACGGCTGGCAGAAGCTGTGGGTGGTCTTTACGAACTTCTGCCTGTTCTTCTACAAGACACACCAG GATGACTTCCCCTTGGCCAGTCTCCCCCTGCTGGGCTACACAGTCAGCACGCCGGGCGAGTTTGACGGCATCCACAAGGAGTACGTCTTCAAGCTACAGTTCAAATCCCACGTGTACTACTTCCGGGCAGAGAGCGAGTACACGTTTTCCAG GTGGATGGAAGTGATCAAGAGTGCAGCCAGTGCTCCGGGCAGGATGAGTCTCCTCGTCCCCAAGGATGCGCCTGAGATCAATGGCAACTGA